In the Gymnogyps californianus isolate 813 chromosome 3, ASM1813914v2, whole genome shotgun sequence genome, one interval contains:
- the MTLN gene encoding mitoregulin, translated as MGPEALRQRAVRWALLAAFAAGVLVGWQAGRARRRFLRWRQRRLQRRLAAAQEQLEAA; from the coding sequence ATGGGGCCGGAGGCGCTGCGGCAGCGGGCCGTGCGCTGGGCGCTGCTGGCCGCCTTCGCGGCCGGGGTGCTGGTGGGCTGGCAGGCCGGCCGTGCCCGCCGCCGTTTCCTCCGCTGGCGCCAGCGCCGCCTCCAGCGCCGTCTCGCCGCCGctcaggagcagctggaggcGGCGTGA